One segment of uncultured Tolumonas sp. DNA contains the following:
- a CDS encoding phage tail protein, whose amino-acid sequence MPGGTSRRRQGKTISLVGFDKTIARFKALPKKIRHSVASAINEQALATQTDLINRISADGIQKSTVKSRIMLNKATVEKDEAILKLDRKRVPFSQVKYTTKMEDSSGTRASVWVLRGGKRVRVYGFANPYGKNKRPLIRYQKGKTSRLVRSSGIGLRAYWNAIIDEQYLSGVKADLNLRVMNKLGGS is encoded by the coding sequence ATGCCAGGAGGAACAAGCAGGCGCCGACAGGGTAAAACCATCTCGTTAGTTGGCTTTGATAAGACGATTGCTCGGTTCAAGGCATTACCTAAAAAAATTCGACACAGTGTCGCTTCAGCCATCAATGAGCAGGCACTGGCAACCCAAACAGATTTGATCAACCGCATCTCTGCAGATGGTATTCAGAAAAGCACGGTTAAATCTCGGATCATGCTGAATAAAGCTACTGTTGAGAAAGATGAAGCAATATTAAAACTGGATAGAAAACGAGTTCCCTTTAGCCAGGTTAAATACACCACCAAAATGGAAGACAGCTCAGGAACAAGGGCGAGTGTGTGGGTGCTTCGCGGTGGCAAGCGGGTGCGCGTTTATGGCTTTGCGAATCCATACGGGAAAAACAAACGCCCCTTGATCCGTTATCAGAAAGGGAAAACCTCAAGGCTTGTTCGGTCAAGTGGTATCGGGCTTCGTGCGTATTGGAATGCCATTATTGATGAACAATATCTATCGGGAGTTAAAGCGGATCTCAATCTTCGAGTTATGAATAAATTGGGGGGCTCATGA
- a CDS encoding head-tail connector protein, with the protein MSLVSLAEAKLQCRVESDVTDEDLHLQLLINAAINHVETSINKQLIEPDANGTNSEQNMTPALKMAVLLLVGHWYTNREAVVTGTITTTVPLAYASLISAYYEIAIG; encoded by the coding sequence ATGTCTCTGGTCTCGCTGGCGGAAGCAAAACTACAGTGCAGAGTGGAGTCTGATGTCACCGATGAAGATCTGCACCTTCAGTTGTTGATTAATGCGGCAATCAATCATGTGGAAACCAGTATCAATAAGCAACTGATTGAGCCCGATGCCAACGGGACTAACAGTGAACAAAATATGACACCAGCTTTAAAAATGGCTGTTTTATTGCTGGTTGGCCATTGGTATACAAATCGAGAAGCTGTCGTAACAGGGACTATTACAACAACTGTACCGCTGGCTTATGCGTCACTCATTTCTGCTTATTATGAAATAGCCATTGGATGA
- a CDS encoding phage major capsid protein, protein MSNIEELRRQRSEIVAQVTQLAELEASGVDLSEEQLQQFTSLETKANDITAKIQRLERAEKLNAQQAVPVKATQNYSAAVHVRPELKQYPGAGMARLTMAIAAGKGDMQLAEQFAAKEIGDLDVAMAVSTASGSGGAIIPENMHSEVIELLRPRTVVRKLGARSIPLPNGNLSLPRMSGGATSSYVGEGSDVNATESQFDDIKLTAKTMITLVPMSNQLIGRAGFNVEQLVLGDMITAMAIREDKAFLRDDGTSNTPTGFKAVATAASRTKAWSGTADLATLDAYLDGLILMLMQSDSLMVNPGWAMSPRSWMKLFGLRDGNGNKVYPEMAQGLLKGYPVEHTNTIPSNLGASTNQTEIYFADFNDVVIGEQDSMTIDFSREATYKDAEGNLVSAFARNQSLIRLVGEHDIGFRHPEGLALGTGITW, encoded by the coding sequence ATGTCGAATATTGAAGAACTTCGCCGCCAGCGCAGTGAGATTGTCGCTCAGGTGACACAGTTAGCTGAACTGGAAGCCAGTGGTGTGGATTTGAGTGAAGAACAACTGCAGCAATTTACTTCACTGGAAACCAAAGCAAATGACATTACGGCAAAAATTCAGCGACTTGAACGAGCTGAAAAATTAAACGCACAGCAAGCTGTGCCAGTCAAAGCCACACAAAATTATTCAGCGGCCGTGCATGTCAGACCAGAACTCAAGCAATATCCGGGAGCGGGTATGGCCCGACTCACCATGGCGATTGCTGCTGGTAAGGGGGATATGCAACTTGCCGAACAATTTGCTGCCAAAGAAATTGGCGATCTGGATGTTGCGATGGCGGTCAGTACTGCCTCTGGTTCTGGCGGCGCCATTATTCCGGAGAATATGCATTCCGAAGTCATTGAGCTGCTGCGACCTCGTACGGTGGTGCGCAAACTGGGTGCGCGTTCCATTCCGTTACCGAACGGTAACTTAAGTTTGCCACGGATGTCGGGTGGTGCGACCTCCAGCTATGTTGGCGAAGGTTCTGATGTGAATGCGACTGAATCCCAATTTGATGATATCAAATTGACGGCCAAAACCATGATCACGTTAGTACCCATGTCTAATCAACTGATTGGCCGCGCAGGTTTTAATGTTGAACAGCTGGTATTAGGCGACATGATCACTGCGATGGCTATCCGTGAGGATAAAGCCTTCCTGCGCGATGATGGCACAAGCAATACGCCGACTGGCTTTAAAGCAGTCGCTACAGCCGCTTCTCGTACAAAAGCCTGGAGTGGCACCGCGGATTTAGCCACCCTCGATGCTTATCTTGATGGCCTCATTTTAATGCTGATGCAGTCCGATTCGCTGATGGTTAACCCAGGCTGGGCAATGAGCCCGCGCAGTTGGATGAAGCTGTTTGGATTGCGTGATGGCAACGGCAATAAGGTCTACCCGGAGATGGCTCAGGGTCTGTTGAAAGGCTATCCGGTAGAACATACCAATACTATTCCGTCCAATCTTGGAGCCAGCACCAACCAGACCGAGATCTATTTTGCTGATTTTAATGATGTGGTGATTGGTGAACAAGACAGTATGACTATCGATTTCAGTCGTGAAGCAACCTACAAAGATGCGGAAGGGAATTTGGTTTCGGCGTTTGCCCGCAACCAATCTCTCATTCGTCTGGTCGGTGAGCATGATATCGGATTCCGTCATCCGGAAGGGCTGGCATTAGGCACCGGTATCACTTGGTAA
- a CDS encoding S49 family peptidase: MTGKKDGTAHEPLSDTASDTFNQIVEDAYQLFVNSVALYRGIDVKAVIDTQAGLFHGQAAIDAGLADVLANPQDYLNKLASDVMQPAKPTAPTRSRVGLRARAITISHML, encoded by the coding sequence GTGACCGGAAAAAAAGACGGTACTGCGCATGAGCCATTATCTGATACTGCATCGGATACGTTTAATCAGATTGTCGAAGATGCCTATCAGTTATTTGTGAATTCGGTTGCTTTGTATCGAGGCATTGATGTGAAGGCCGTTATTGATACACAGGCTGGATTATTTCACGGGCAGGCGGCTATTGATGCCGGGCTTGCTGATGTGTTGGCTAATCCCCAAGATTATTTAAATAAGCTGGCATCGGATGTTATGCAACCGGCAAAACCAACAGCACCAACTCGTTCACGTGTCGGGTTAAGAGCTCGCGCCATCACTATCTCACATATGCTCTAG
- a CDS encoding S49 family peptidase, producing the protein MPKLINYPHLSAMAFGQPHYATPLILNAVKNVLLPRILGSELSVIRQVADELPDETPVQLEARQESRYQIAGLAIIPVHGILVSRRGVIDNACSELTSYERIRADVASALADERVQAIVLDLNSGGGMATGCKELADYIYANRDKKPITALINFNAYSACYFIAAACSRIVISSTGGCGSIGVIMEHLDVSQLEESSGIKFTTFYRGDRKKRRYCA; encoded by the coding sequence ATGCCGAAACTAATTAATTATCCGCATTTATCTGCCATGGCCTTCGGGCAACCACACTATGCAACGCCGCTGATTCTAAATGCCGTAAAAAACGTACTTTTACCTCGGATTTTGGGGAGTGAACTGTCTGTGATCCGGCAAGTAGCTGATGAATTGCCGGATGAAACACCTGTTCAACTGGAGGCTCGTCAGGAAAGTCGTTATCAGATCGCCGGGCTTGCCATTATTCCGGTCCACGGCATTTTAGTGTCGCGGCGAGGCGTCATTGATAATGCCTGCAGTGAACTCACCAGTTATGAGCGGATCCGCGCTGATGTTGCTTCTGCATTAGCTGATGAGCGAGTACAGGCGATTGTCCTGGACTTAAATTCGGGTGGTGGTATGGCGACTGGGTGCAAAGAGTTGGCAGACTATATTTATGCCAACCGGGACAAAAAACCTATTACGGCACTCATCAATTTCAATGCGTATTCTGCCTGTTATTTCATTGCAGCAGCCTGCTCCAGGATCGTGATCAGTTCGACCGGTGGATGTGGTTCTATCGGTGTCATTATGGAACATCTGGATGTTTCTCAGCTGGAAGAGAGTTCCGGCATTAAATTCACGACGTTTTATCGCGGTGACCGGAAAAAAAGACGGTACTGCGCATGA